GTTAGATATAACGTCTCTGGAAGAAGTCGAAAGTATTGATGGACTTGAATTATCCAATCAACCAACAAATGCCTAGTCGGCCAATCTATTTCATGTTGAATAGACATATACGAAGGGGATGGAGCCAAATTCCTTTCTAATTCTCGCATGTACCCAAATATATCGGTTTCATAATCGGAAACCATCGATGGATCTTGATCGTCATCTTCCTTGGAAGGATGTGCCTTAATGTATTCTGAAGCTTGAGAGAGCAAACAAACGTCTACCTCCGTGAATAAAGGAATCGCAACATGTGAAGACTCGGTGGCTTCAAGGGGGTCTGAATCAAgggtttcttcaaaaatatcGAGAGATGTGTTCTTTTGGtcagaaaatgaatccTCAGGTACTGAGTTCACCAAAACATTacttaattctttttcatcttgaaaaacatgattttcttctgaGCTGGCGGGGGACGTTAGGAAGCGACCTGTGTCGATGTAGGTAGATTGTAAAGCTCCATGAGAAATGTTCTCCACAGACTTCAGAGGAGCTCTTAAAGGCGATCGATTAAGGATCCTGTCTTTTCCATTAAACGCGAAAGATTCTCGTTGATTTTCATCTGTAGCGAATTCATGAGCATTGACTCTGCTTGAAGCTTCCATAACTTTACAAAGGCGTATAAAAGAGTAACATTGGTATCTTTGCtaacaaaaaatagaaacaCTTCTAGTCCTGGTtttgaaatcaaaatctACCAAAATTAAGTTATCAAAGTATTAAAAACAATAGGAAAGGTAGACcaagataaataaatataaaagaaattaacaATTTAACTAGTAATAGgtacaaaaaga
The nucleotide sequence above comes from Schizosaccharomyces osmophilus chromosome 3, complete sequence. Encoded proteins:
- the cig1 gene encoding G1/S-specific B-type cyclin Cig1, encoding MEASSRVNAHEFATDENQRESFAFNGKDRILNRSPLRAPLKSVENISHGALQSTYIDTGRFLTSPASSEENHVFQDEKELSNVLVNSVPEDSFSDQKNTSLDIFEETLDSDPLEATESSHVAIPLFTEVDVCLLSQASEYIKAHPSKEDDDQDPSMVSDYETDIFGYMRELERNLAPSPSYMSIQHEIDWPTRHLLVDWIIQVHQYFRLLPETLYLTVNLIDRFLSTKVVSFQKIQLVGLSALLISFKYEEIHPPTIYHLGKFVEGVYEIEEIIRAERYMLMLLNFELSWPGPMSFLRRISRADSYQYDIRSLAKYLMELTLMDEMFVGGYPSAIAAASYYLSMQMLGYTTWTLHHIYYSGLTARQLEPCALGIMECILDAPNHHSSIFQKYSETRMKRISVFAYNWVSSIL